In Lates calcarifer isolate ASB-BC8 linkage group LG23, TLL_Latcal_v3, whole genome shotgun sequence, a single genomic region encodes these proteins:
- the LOC108899047 gene encoding disks large homolog 5 isoform X1 has product MEPKHKELLEKCYQNLVESITDADRVVDVLAHCGTLSQSERYELGHNCSSNSEKVDLLLKILISKDRDHFAEFCQALEKTHPHLQSVLLNGIGPVDHTTGSTYSVLSTMPSDSESSSSLSSLGTPTQASSPPPAHMDSHQVNEKMETVLFQLRHVTRERDELRKRLALSSPGTTFDDCRPNSKAGHDYERLKLQCMKAMADLQSLQNQHSTTLKRCEEAVKKADFYHTLHSRMASEHSQLKDELEAVRQDNIQLVREHNHVKQACEELRRLHDDDQREVADMRMLHQQVMREGSSDVLNKLYDTAVDKLEALKSDYEALRKRYNEKTASHNADLSRLDQAEEENHRLQKQLDMLLKQRDAAIHYQQQYSSSIRRFDCTQQELSKAAAQNKELQREMERLQSEATRLKTQQLKAVKDCEKYKEERDSVISEYRLIMSERDQVIKEVDRLQTGLEVAEAKLKNTSSERRVANEELEALRQELASALVDRDRAICEKNELLEKYCHEVKDKAEAQKELSQACKDIETVREERDVARKERTEAIIQRDQLLREYYQARQKQDSATMDMERANKEIEMLRKQYEAISQELKEALQEAEVAKCRRDWAFQERDKIVAERESIRTLCDNLRRERDRAVSDLADALRNLDDTRKQKNDAVRELKELKEKIEDQLEEEARFRQLMAHSSHDSAIDTDSMEWETEVVEFEKHRDMDLKALGFDIAEGVNDPYLPGDCGIFVSKVDKGSIAEGRLRVNDWLLKINDVDLTNKDRKQVIKAVLSGEGVINMVVRRRKSLGGRIVTPIQINLTGQKDSGISLESGVFIATLAPGSPAARDCALNVGDRLLAINGIALDNKSLSECESLLRNCRDSLSISLMKFLPQSCSGQSLFESLKDSEKMSRLQSCEVHTRNCRNSKHNCPKHNCSTQTDICSCDLGGRGEEACKDTGDSLDSSGSSAHSHHKPFSNSSVHSRSLSTSHTPSDPHPDFCYRRQELHHRPFTFTPVPSDCSSPQAAVDRTQGSSAKPSGGTWPKVIVGASIPEYAQLSIYKKPKQRKSIFDVSAFRRPEVPPKLEYMSVSQLPKHSPQSSISESAQTPPTPPARSDSFRFKHRQQNSSASDSTITTGTPPASPAQASSPQDEGEAGKQLYYTDAPAGETKSTTKKPAEEEGSRHRAEEREKRRYRPKSAPALRRNVTPLHIPVPMQVQSFSNDEHSPEPMDLLRFSPMRTNRYSMPFAPPSYSSIAAHPAQRGLAPCPAVTAVMRNRVYTAWSHEVQNGNCPPAPSSGVNPHSHTSPQHQGRLSLDLSHKRTRESTETSSSQPPHSTNSLPSSARLGSLSTLQFRAERIKIPPTRYPRSTGSDRGSLSHSECSSPTPPMSPVNLETSSFTSSQSQSSISTQPRISVSPAPVGDRRKDGFVSYNTSSVRPPLAVKPKFFSLRSLRPYLEEPRNVTVQKGAEPLGISIVSGENGGVFVSKVTAGSIAHQARLAYGDQLLEFNGINLRNANEQQARLVIGQQCDTVTILAQYNPHMFQLGNHSRSGSRMESISNQPTPQGSGATTPDNHSTVDTLSEQDEGTMTPPSKQTTPATSPHSSFRLPGSSSPRAAEPRLVRLKRIQVELGVQICGGNLYGIFVESLDDDSPAKSPDGLLPGDLLLEYNGVSMKNKTKEEAYLEMLKPAETITFKVQNCVDNLAAIKESPGDGFFIRALYERVAEAEQELSFKKDDILYVEDTLPNGNFGYWMAWQLDENAQKLEKGQIPSKYMMDPEFYRRHSMADMKDDNGTNKTLSAAARRSFFRRRLKHKRSGSKDGKDVMALDAISTDSLPITEDGVSLMYQQVQKVECLSPRPVLVLGPLVEASKDMLVKEAPAKFCRCLPEIMKASQQAIERGVKDCVFIDYKRRSGHFDVTTVASIKEITEKDCHCLLDIAPHAIERLHCVHIYPIVIFIRYKNAKQIKEQKDPLYLRDKLSQKHSKEQFEAAQKVEQEYSRFFTGVVQGGSVSYICTQIMTIVEQEQNKVLWIPDGAP; this is encoded by the exons ATGGAGCCCAAGCATAAAGAGTTGTTGGAGAAATGTTACCAGAACTTGGTGGAGTCGATAACAGATGCGGACCGAGTTGTGGATGTGCTGGCTCACTGCGGGACCCTCAGCCAGTCTGAACGCTACGAGCTGGGCCACAACTGCTCCTCCAACTCGGAAAAAGTGGACCTTCTCCTGAAGATACTCATAAGTAAGGACAGAGACCATTTCGCAGAGTTTTGCCAGGCTCTGGAGAAGACACACCCTCACCTGCAGTCTGTGCTCCTGAATGGCATTGGACCAGTGGATCACACGACTG GGTCCACTTACAGCGTCTTGTCCACCATGCCGTCGGACTCAGAAAGCAGCAGCTCTCTCAGCAGCTTAG GTACGCCTACTCAAGCCTCCTCCCCTCCGCCAGCCCACATGGACAGCCACCAGGTGAACGAGAAGATGGAGACGGTTCTCTTCCagctcagacatgtgacccGGGAGAGGGACGAACTGCGCAAACGTCTGGCTCTCTCTTCGCCCGGAACCACCTTCGATGACTGCAG ACCAAACTCAAAAGCAGGTCATGACTATGAGCGTCTGAAGTTGCAGTGCATGAAGGCGATGGCAGACCTGCAATCCCTGCAGAACCAGCACAGCACCACCCTGAAGAGGTGCGAGGAGGCTGTAAAGAAAGCAGACTTCTACCA TACGCTGCACAGCCGTATGGCGAGCGAGCACAGCCAACTGAAAGATGAGCTGGAGGCGGTGAGACAGGACAACATCCAGCTGGTCAGGGAGCACAACCATGTGAAGCAGGCCTGCGAGGAGCTGAGGAGACTGCATGATGACGACCAGAGAGAGGTGGCTGATATGAGGATGCTGCACCAGCAG GTGATGAGAGAGGGGTCATCTGATGTCCTCAACAAGCTGTATGACACAGCCGTGGACAAGTTGGAGGCCCTGAAGAGTGACTATGAGGCTCTGAGGAAGCGCTACAACGAGAAGACGGCCAGCCACAACGCAGACCTGAGTCGTCTGGACCAAGCAGAAGAGGAGAACCACCGTCTGCAAAAACAGCTGGACATGCTGCTGAAGCAAAGAGACGCTGCCATTCACTATCAGCAGCAGTACTCCTCGTCTATTAGAAG GTTTGACTGCACGCAGCAGGAGCTTTCCAAGGCTGCGGCCCAGAACAAGGAGCTGCAGCGAGAGATGGAGCGACTGCAGTCAGAGGCGACACGGCTCAAGACCCAGCAGCTCAAGGCAGTGAAGGACTGTGAGAAATACAAGGAGGAACGGGACTCCGTGATCAGTGAGTACCGTCTGATCATGAGTGAGCGGGACCAAGTGATCAAAGAAGTGGACAGGCTTCAGACTGGGCTGGAGGTGGCAGAGGCCAAGCTGAAGAACACTTCCTCAGAGAGGCGGGTGGCCAACGAGGAGCTGGAGGCTCTCCGACAG GAGTTGGCATCAGCACTGGTTGATAGGGACCGGGCCATCTGCGAAAAGAACGAGCTGCTGGAGAAATACTGCCACGAGGTGAAGGATAAGGCCGAGGCCCAGAAAGAGCTGAGCCAGGCCTGCAAGGACATCGAGACGGTGCGCGAGGAGAGGGACGTGGCCCGCAAGGAGAGGACGGAGGCCATCATCCAGAGGGACCAGCTGCTGCGAGAGTATTACCAGGCCAGACAG AAACAAGACTCTGCCACAATGGACATGGAACGAGCCAACAAGGAGATCGAGATGCTGAGGAAGCAGTACGAGGCCATCTCTCAGGAGCTGAAGGAGGCCTTGCAGGAGGCTGAGGTGGCCAAGTGTCGACGGGACTGGGCCTTTCAGGAGAGGGACAAGATAgtggcagagagggagagcataCG CACACTATGCGACAACCTGAGGCGAGAGAGGGACAGAGCTGTGAGTGATCTGGCAGATGCTCTGAGGAATTTGGATGACACGAGGAAGCAGAAGAACGATGCTGTGCGGGAACTCAAAGAACTAAA AGAAAAGATAGAGGACCAATTAGAAGAGGAAGCAAGATTTCGCCAATTAATGGCTCACAGTTCACACGATTCAGCCATTGACACGGACTCGATGGAGTGGGAGACGGAAGTTGTTGAGTTTGAGAAGCACAGA GACATGGATTTGAAAGCACTGGGGTTTGATATTGCAGAAGGGGTAAATGATCCTTATTTACCTGGAGACTGTGGAATATTTGTCAGTAAGGTGGATAAAGGAAGTATTGCTGAAGGACGATTAAG gGTGAACGATTGGctgttgaaaataaatgatgtggACCTGACCAATAAGGATAGGAAGCAGGTGATCAAAGCTGTGCTGAGTGGAGAAGGGGTGATCAATATGGTAGTTCGCAGAAGGAAGTCACTAGGAGGACGGATTGTCACTCCGATCCAGATAAACCTGACTGGACAAAAAG ATAGTGGCATAAGCCTCGAAAGTGGAGTGTTTATTGCCACTTTGGCTCCAGGCAGTCCAGCTGCTAGAGATTGTGCTCTCAATGTTGGGGACAGACTTTTAGCT ATCAATGGAATTGCTCTTGATAACAAGTCGCTCTCTGAATGCGAGTCTCTGCTGAGGAACTGCCGCGATTCTCTCAGCATCTCTCTCATGAAG TTTCTCCCACAGAGCTGTTCTGGTCAGAGTTTATTTGAAAGTTTAAAAGACTCTGAAAAGATGTCTCGGCTCCAGTCCTGTGAGGTCCACACAAGGAACTGCAGGAACTCGAAGCACAACTGCCCCAAGCACAACTGCTcgacacaaacagacatttgCAGCTGTGACTTGGGTGGCAGAGGGGAGGAAGCGTGTAAGGATACAGGTGACTCTTTGGACAGCAGCGGCAGTAGCGCTCATTCCCACCACAAGCCCTTCTCCAACAGCTCCGTACACTCCCGCTCCCTCTCCACCTCACACACTCCCTCAGACCCCCACCCAGACTTCTGCTACAGGAGGCAGGAGCTCCACCATCGGCCCTTCACCTTCACCCCTGTGCCCTCAGACTGCAGCTCGCCTCAGGCAGCTGTGGACCGAACACAGGGCTCATCAGCCAAACCAAGTGGTGGCACATGGCCTAAAGTGATAGTTGGAGCTTCGATTCCTGAGTACGCCCAGCTGTCCATCtacaaaaaacccaaacagaGGAAGTCCATCTTTGACGTGAGTGCTTTCAGGAGACCTGAGGTGCCCCCAAAACTGGAATACATGTCTGTTTCCCAGTTACCCAAGCACTCGCCGCAGAGTTCGATATCTGAATCCGCTCAGACGCCTCCCACCCCGCCAGCCAGGAGCGACTCGTTCAGGTTCAAACACCGGCAGCAGAACAGCTCGGCGTCAGACTCCACCATAACCACCGGCACTCCGCCGGCCTCCCCGGCTCAAGCTTCAAGCCCACAGGACGAGGGGGAGGCAGGGAAACAGCTCTATTACACCGATGCTCCTGCAGGAGAGACCAAGAGCACCACCAAGAAacctgctgaggaggaggggagTCGACACAGGGCAGAGGAGCGGGAAAAGAGGAGGTACCGTCCAAAATCAGCACCGGCACTGCGGAGAAATGTGACGCCATTGCACATCCCTGTGCCCATGCAG GTACAGAGTTTCTCTAATGACGAGCACTCCCCAGAGCCAATGGACTTGTTACGCTTTTCTCCTATGAGAACTAATCGGTACAGCATGCCCTTTGCACCCCCCAGCTACAGCAGCATTGCAGCAC ACCCAGCACAGCGAGGTTTAGCTCCATGTCCTGCTGTGACGGCTGTGATGAGAAACCGGGTCTACACCGCCTGGAGCCACGAGGTCCAGAACGGCAACTGCCCCCCAGCGCCCAGCTCAGGAGTCaatccacattcacacacaag CCCCCAGCATCAAGGTCGCCTCAGCCTGGACCTCAGCCACAAGCGCACTAGAGAATCGACTGAGACGAGCAGCAGCCAGCCACCTCACAGCACCAACTCCCTGCCCTCCAGCGCCAGGCTGG GCTCCTTGAGTACTTTACAGTTTAGGGCTGAACGTATTAAGATCCCTCCCACTCGTTATCCCCGCTCCACTGGATCTGACAGAG GCTCTCTCTCACATTCAGAGTGCAGCAGCCCGACACCTCCAATGTCCCCTGTCAACCTGGAGACATCGTCTTTCACCAGCAGCCAGTCACAGAGCTCCATTTCCACCCAGCCCAGGATATCAGTCAGCCCTGCTCCAGTTGGTGACAGGAGGAAGGATGG ATTTGTCTCTTATAACACTTCCTCTGTCAGACCTCCACTGGCAGTTAAGCCCAAGTTCTTCTCTTTAAGAAGCTTGAG GCCTTACTTGGAGGAACCACGCAATGTAACAGTACAGAAAGGAGCCGAACCACTGGGGATCTCCATTGTGAGTGGAGAGAATGGCGGAGTATTTGTGTCTAAAGTGACAGCGGGCAGCATCGCACACCAAGCCCGTTTAGCGTACGGAGACCAGCTCCTTGAG tttaacGGAATCAACCTTCGCAATGCGAACGAGCAGCAGGCACGGCTGGTCATAGGGCAGCAATGTGACACTGTCACCATTCTGGCTCAGTATAATCCTCACATGTTTCAGCTGGGCAACCACTCTCGTTCAGG TTCTCGGATGGAGTCCATCAGCAACCAACCAACACCCCAAGGCAGTGGAGCCACCACCCCGGACAATCACTCCACCGTCGATACCCTGAGCGAGCAGGACGAGGGCACCATGACTCCACCGTCCAAACAAACGACTCCTGCCACCAGCCCTCACAGCTCCTTCAG GCTTCCTGGTTCAAGTTCACCCAGGGCTGCAGAGCCTCGACTGGTGAGGCTGAAGAGGATCCAGGTGGAGCTGGGTGTTCAGATCTGTGGGGGAAACCTGTATGGCATCTTTGTGGAGAGTCTGGATGATGACAGCCCTGCTAAGAGTCCTGATGGCCTGCTGCCTGGAGACTTGCTACTTGAG TACAACGGTGTCAGCATGAAGAATAAAACTAAAGAAGAGGCTTATTTGGAAATGTTGAAACCAGCCGAAACAATCACATTCAAGGTCCAGAACTGCGTGGACAACCTTGCTGCGATCAAAGAGTCCCCCGGAGATGGCTTTTTTATAAG AGCACTTTATGAGAGAGTTGCTGAGGCAGAGCAGGAACTAAGCTTTAAGAAAGACGACATCCTGTATGTTGAAGATACACTACCAAATGGCAATTTTGGCTACTGGATGGCCTGGCAACTTGATGAGAATGCACAGAAGCTGGAGAAAGGGCAGATTCCAAGTAAATACAT GATGGACCCGGAGTTCTACAGAAGACACAGCATGGCCGATATGAAAGACGATAACGGCACCAACAAgactctgtctgctgctgcacgGAGATCCTTCTTTCGTCGGAGGCTGAAGCACAAACGCAGCGGATCCAAGGATGGGAAGGATGTGATGGCTCTGGATGCCATAAGCACAGATTCTTTACCCATCACAGAGG ATGGAGTGAGCCTGATGTACCAGCAGGTTCAGAAGGTGGAGTGCTTGTCTCCCAGACCGGTGCTGGTCTTGGGTCCGTTAGTGGAGGCCAGTAAGGACATGTTGGTGAAGGAGGCTCCTGCCAAGTTCTGTCGCTGTCTGCCTG AGATTATGAAGGCTTCTCAGCAGGCAATAGAGCGAGGAGTGAAGGACTGCGTGTTCATTGACTACAAACGAAGGAGCGGCCATTTTGATGTGACAACTGTTGCTTCAATAAAAGAAATCACAGAGAAG GACTGTCACTGTTTACTTGACATTGCCCCCCACGCCATCGAACGTCTCCACTGCGTTCACATCTACCCAATCGTCATATTCATTCGCTACAAAAATGCCAAGCAGATAAA GGAGCAGAAGGACCCTTTGTACCTGCGGGATAAACTCTCACAGAAACATTCCAAGGAGCAGTTTGAAGCGGCACAGAAAGTAGAGCAGGAGTACAGCCGCTTCTTCACAG GCGTTGTCCAAGGAGGCAGCGTCTCCTACATTTGCACTCAGATCATGACCATCGTGGAGCAAGAACAGAATAAAGTACTGTGGATTCCAGATGGAGCGCCGTAG